AGCCGCTCCACCGCCGCGCCCTTGCACACGCCCGCGCCGCCGTGAACCTGGAGGCTGCGGTCGATCACCTTCTGCGCGGCTTCGGTGGCGAAGAGCTTGGCCACCGCGGCTTCGTACGTCACGCGCGCGCCGCCGTCCTTCACGCTCGCGGCGTGGTGCACGAGCAGCCGCGCGGCGTCGAGCTCCATCGCGCTCTCGGAGATCAGGAACTGCACGCCTTGCAGATCGAAGAGCGGCGCGCCGAACTGCTCGCGCGACTGCGCGTGTGCGAGCGCTTCCTTCAGGGCGCGCTTGCCCATGCCGATCGCCGCGGCGCCGACGGTCGCGCGGAACAGATCCAGCGTCGCCAGCGCGAGCTTGAGGCCCTGGCCTTCGTCGCCGAGCCGCCGCGACGCGGGGATCACGCACTCCTCGAACGTCAGCTCGGCGAGCGGGTGTGGCGCGAGCAGCTCCGTCTGCGGACCCACGGTGAAGCCCGGCGTGCCCGCATCGACCACGAACGCGCTGATGTGCCGCTGCGAGTCGCTGGTGCGCGCGAACACCGTGTAGTGGTTCGCGATGCCGGAGTTGGAGATGAAGCGCTTGCGGCCGTCGAGCACGTAGGTGTCGCCCACGCGGCGCGCGGTGGTGCGCACGTTGGCCGCGTCGCTGCCGGCCTCGGGCTCGGTGAGCGCGAACGCGAACACGCGCTCGCCGCGCGCGGCCGCGGGCAAGAGCTCGCGCTTGAGCGCGTCGTTGCCGCCCATGGCGATCGGATAGCTGCCGAGCCCCTGGACCGCGAACACCGAGTCGGCGAGGCCGGAGAAGCTCGCCAGCTCCTCGCGGATGGCGCAGATGGCGAGCGCTTCGACTTTTTCCAGCGCGGCGTAGAGCCCGGCCTCGGCCATGAGCTGCACGGCGCGGCGGCCGTCGGCGAGCACGTAGGGCGATTCGGTGGGCAGGCGCGGCCCGACTTCCGCCGCGGCACGTGCGAGCGCGAGGTGCGGCTCCTTCAAGAACGGCGAGGCGACGGAGAGGCGCATGGGTTCTCCTTCAGAGTCCGCGGAAGCCGGCGAAGTCGCCCTCGACGTACAGCAGCCCGAACGGGAAGTCAGCGCCGTCGTCGGTGCGGAGGGTGAGGTCGGGGGGCGAGGTGGCGTCCTCGAGCGCGTCGAACTCCGGCGTCTCGCCGTCGCTCGACTCCAGCGCCTCGGCGAGCCGCGACTTCTCGACGAAGCGCGCGCGCCAATGCTCGAACTCAGGCGTGGGCGCGAAGTGGCAGCACACGTTCCACATCTCGTTGTCGCGATGGGTGAGCCGCCCGAGCGCCGTCTCGCCGGCTTAGAGCGTCCACGGGCCCATCGATCACTTGCCCTGGAAGTTCGCCGGACGCTTGGCCACGAAGGCCTCGTACGCCTCGCGGAAGTCCTTGGTCTGCATGCACACCGCTTGCGCGCGCGCTTCGCTCTCCAGCGCGCTCAGAAAGTCGAGGCCCATCTCCTCGTTGAGCGCGTCCTTGGTGATGCCCAGCGCGAACGACGGCCCGCTCGCGAGCCGCTTGGCCAGCGCGAAGCCTTCGGCTGGCAGATCCTCATGCTTAACCACTTTGTTAAACAGCCCGTAGCGCTCGGCGGTGGGCGCGTCGATGGCGTCGCCGAGGTAGAGCAGCTCCGTGGCGCGCGAGAGCCCGACCACGCGCGGGAGCAAGAACGCCGAGCCCATGTCCGCGCCGGCGAGTCCGACCTTCACGAAGAGGAAGGCGATCTTGGCCTTCTCGCTGGCGATGCGCAGGTCGCTGGCCAGCGCGAGCACCGCGCCTGCGCCCGCGGCCGTGCCGTTGAGCGCGGCCACGATGGGCTTGCGGAGCGTGCGCATGTTGCGAATCACGTCGCAGGTCATGCGCGTGAACTCCACCAGGCCGGGCATGTCGCGCGAGAAGAGCTCGCCGATGATGGCGTTCACGTCGCCGCCGGAGCAGAAGCCGCGGCCTTCGCCGGTGAGCAGCACCGAGCGCACCTGGGGCTGCGTGTTCAGCCAGGCGAAGCCCTCGCGCAGCTCCGCGTAGATCTCGAAGGTGAGGGCGTTGAGCAGATCCGGCCGGCACAGCGTGATGATCGCGACGCCGTCCTTCTCCTCGTACTTCACGTGCTGAAACTTCATGGGATCACCGCCGTGGCTTCGATTTCGACGAGGGCCCGGTCCTCCACCAGCGCGCTCACCTGCACGAGCGCCATGGCCGGGAAGTGCTTGCCGAGGTGCGCTCGGTACGCGGCGCCCACGGCAGGAAGATCGGCGAGGTACTTCTTCTTGTCGGTCACGTAGACCGTGAGCCGCGCGATGTGGCTCGGCTCGCCGCCGGCCGCGCGCACCACCGCGACCACGTTCGCGAGCGTGTTCTTGAACTGCTGGATGAAGTCGTCGGTTTCGAAGGCGCAGGTGGTCGGATTCCAGCCGATCTGTCCGGCGACGAAGAGCTGCTTGCCGCTGGCGACCACGCCGTTGCTGTAGCCGCTGGGCCGCTTCCAGCCTGCGGGTTGAATGAAGTCCATGTTCACTCCGACCAGCCACGAGCCACCAGCCACCAGCCACCGACCCGCGCTACATCGCCTCTCCGCCATCGACGCCCAGCGCCTGGCCCGTGATTCCGCTCGCCACGTCGCTCGCGACGAACGCCACCATCTCCGCGACTTCGGCAGGCTGCGTGATGCGGCCCATCGGGTTCATCTGCTCGATGGCCGCGCGCGCCTGCTCGCGGGTCTGGCCGGAGGTCTTGTGAATGCGCTCGATGGACTCATGAAACATTTCTGTTTCAGTCCAGCCGGGGCACACCGCGTTCACGGTCACGCCCTTCTTCGCGACCTCGAGCGCCAGCGAGCGCGTCAGGCCGAGCAGCCCGTGCTTCGACGCGCAGTACGCCGCCGTGTAGCGATAGCCGATGCGCGCTGCCGTGGAGGCGATGTTGATCACCCGGCCCCACTTCGCCGCGAGCATGTCCGGGAGGACCAC
This genomic interval from Deltaproteobacteria bacterium contains the following:
- a CDS encoding acyl-CoA dehydrogenase family protein, with amino-acid sequence MRLSVASPFLKEPHLALARAAAEVGPRLPTESPYVLADGRRAVQLMAEAGLYAALEKVEALAICAIREELASFSGLADSVFAVQGLGSYPIAMGGNDALKRELLPAAARGERVFAFALTEPEAGSDAANVRTTARRVGDTYVLDGRKRFISNSGIANHYTVFARTSDSQRHISAFVVDAGTPGFTVGPQTELLAPHPLAELTFEECVIPASRRLGDEGQGLKLALATLDLFRATVGAAAIGMGKRALKEALAHAQSREQFGAPLFDLQGVQFLISESAMELDAARLLVHHAASVKDGGARVTYEAAVAKLFATEAAQKVIDRSLQVHGGAGVCKGAAVERLYREIRALRIYEGASEVQKLVIARELAKGV
- a CDS encoding enoyl-CoA hydratase family protein, yielding MKFQHVKYEEKDGVAIITLCRPDLLNALTFEIYAELREGFAWLNTQPQVRSVLLTGEGRGFCSGGDVNAIIGELFSRDMPGLVEFTRMTCDVIRNMRTLRKPIVAALNGTAAGAGAVLALASDLRIASEKAKIAFLFVKVGLAGADMGSAFLLPRVVGLSRATELLYLGDAIDAPTAERYGLFNKVVKHEDLPAEGFALAKRLASGPSFALGITKDALNEEMGLDFLSALESEARAQAVCMQTKDFREAYEAFVAKRPANFQGK
- a CDS encoding RidA family protein; the protein is MDFIQPAGWKRPSGYSNGVVASGKQLFVAGQIGWNPTTCAFETDDFIQQFKNTLANVVAVVRAAGGEPSHIARLTVYVTDKKKYLADLPAVGAAYRAHLGKHFPAMALVQVSALVEDRALVEIEATAVIP
- a CDS encoding SDR family oxidoreductase; translation: MQSPTRHAFVTGGGRGIGRACAERLAKAGFIVSIGGRSAQHLDETVKAIAAAGGKAHAMELDVASPESVTKAFEKARAAHGPVTVLVNNAGISPAAPFLKVSLDEFQRILNVNLTGAFLCTQVVLPDMLAAKWGRVINIASTAARIGYRYTAAYCASKHGLLGLTRSLALEVAKKGVTVNAVCPGWTETEMFHESIERIHKTSGQTREQARAAIEQMNPMGRITQPAEVAEMVAFVASDVASGITGQALGVDGGEAM